AAATGGAAATGCAGCCTATGAACATTATTACAGACAGGTAAGAGTTTCCCTGTCCCACTTTTGATGGTCACCAAGTTAAATCAGCAATCTGACATTAGGTAATGAAAACAGTTGTggatttttgatttgttttaatgttttttttttttttacagcttgaTCCAGCAAACACAGGCAAAATATCTGCAGGCGATGCTGCTCAGTTTCTTAAAAAGTCTGGATTATCAGACAGCACGCTTGGAAAAGTGGGTCATGAACTTATCTATGTCTTTACCCAAAATGTACTCGATAAATTCTATCTAaccatctattttatttttcttacttttagatATGGGATTTGGCAGATTCTGATAGAAAAGGCTATTTGGATAAGAGGGTAAGTCTCGATTCTTCCCGTAATGTTGCTTGTAGAATGCTGATGTGTGCAGAAAATATTTGCTTATTTCCCACTTTGTAGGGTTTCTTCATCGCCCTGAGACTGGTGGCGTCAGCGCAGGGTGGAAATGATATCAGCCTTAACAGCCTCAACAAGAATGTACCTGCACCAAAATTTGTGAGTGTAAAACTTTAGCAGTGTTGTCTTTGAATTGAATGGGAAAAATACTTCTGCGCTCGGTGggaggataaaaaaacaaacatctgtggACTTTATTGTctctaaaaagtaaataagcaTTGGGCCGGTATGAGATTATCACATTATAATAACGACTGATTCAGGATGTCACAGTatttgaataaaagaaaaaactgtaaaGAAAACCCTATAACATGATGAAATTGCTTTTATTACAAATGGGTAAACTGATAACCACAAGGTTTAATAATTCCTGTGTcatatttttactgtattatAGTTATTAGCTGGTTATTACTAGGGTAGTCTGCTCGGGAGACATTCTGCTTGTAGCTTGTCAGCTGTAGTTTAAGCCAGAGCTACTTTAACCAAAGTGATTGGTGGCATGGCAATGACTGCTGGTGACACAAAGTGTTTCTGGACAActgaatttgtatttttttttaagaggaaaaagCGTGGTAGCTAGTGCAAAGCAGCAGGTGATAGTCTATTAGTCTATACAACAACTGGAAACAAACTCAGATCATTCTGTCACTTTCTCTGACATCCTATAAAAGGGCTCTAGAAACCTAGGCTAAAACATATAGCAGTTTATAAGCTACGACTTTTCAAAACCTTTATGTATCTTCAAACCAGTAAGCTCCCAAATCTTAAAGctcttacagttttttttcctcctattGAAATGGATAATTCTACGCTTCTTATcttatatttcatcttttacagAGAGACACTGCCAGCCCGTTATTAACTGCATCATCAACAGCATCTGACTGGGCAATTAGGGTGAGCCAAAACAGACCTTTGAGAATACTCTCAaaaagaatgaatgaaaacGTTTGTCATCTAAATGCTTTTATATTCTCCTCTAGCCTGATGAAAAAGGGAAATTCGAGGCAATTTTTGAAAGTCTGTCCCCTGTGAATGGTCTCCTCTCCGGTGACAAGGTCCGACCTGTTTTGATAAACTCCAAGCTACCTCTGGATGTGTTGGGAAAGGTATTATACGCAGTAAATAGCGCTGTGTGGTTGTTTAAAGTTTCAAAGCAATCAGAtcttgagcattttttttttgtttaacaatAGATTTGGGACCTTAGTGATGTGGACAAAGATGGAcatttggacaaagaagaattCATAGTGGTATGCCTGGGTCTTTTGGATCTTCCACAGTTCCCTTTAACATGTATAAATTTGTAATGATGTTTATGTTTACCATGTTCCAGGCTATGCATCTGGTATACCGTACCATGGAGAAGGAGCCTGTCCCAAGCAGCCTACCTTCTTCTCTTATCCCACcttccaaaagaaagaaatctgcgCCTGCGCTTCCAGGCGCCGTGGCCGTGCTGCCCGCCTTGTCCGGCCTCGGATCCGGTCCGGCTGCTCTCAAAGAGACTCTGCGGAGCTCTCCTTCGTTGAGAAGCGCCACTCCTCCTGTGGCGAGCGCTGCTTCTGCCATGGGTGGCATTACTCCCCTCAACCCCAGTGCTGTCAACCTGTCTCCAAAACACTCCTTTAAATCCAGCCCAGCATCCGCTCCAGCGGTACGTTAGCTTGTTTGTGTATCAGTCTTATCATTCTTAGTGCATCAGAAACACTTGAACTGATAATTCAAAGagaattatctatctatctatctatctatctatctatctatctatctatctatctatctatctatctatctatctatctatctatctatctatctatctatctatctatctatctatctatctatctatctatctatctatctatctatctatctatctatctatctatctatctatctatctatctatatctgaAAGCTTTACATTGGGTCTTTCTAAAGAACAATTAAAGAGTTTAGACATGAAAAGTCTGCTCTTGACTTGTACCTAATTTTGCTCCCTATATTtggacattatttatttttgcttttcataTGTGGATAAATTGGGTTTAAATTGATGCTTTACTCGATGCATTGGTTTGTTCAGCTAAGCTTAGGCAAAAACTTGATTCAGTTGGAAAAATCTTCCTTATTATCCTATTGGCTCCTCCCTGAGTAAGTGTTACAGGTTCTGACCGTGGAGGGACTAGTGTGTCATGTATTAACCTTACTGTTGCTAACAGTAAGACTTGTTTTACCACATTGTTGAGGGCATTGTATGAGGGACAGTTTGTTTCTCCTGCAGGGATTTTTTTCACCCGTGACTTTTAGAGAAACGGGTTTCCTTGAAAGGAACTACATTAAATGAAAGTAAATGTAGTTGTACTGGCAGGTTTTTATCGAACTGGAGATGATTCGTCACAAACATGTGTAATAATGATTAGGATAGGTTGTGAGGTTAGAATCCTAAAAAATGTTTGACGGTGATATCACCGTCgtaaacagttttaaatctTTCAGTCTAGATACACCTGACGTTGAAATATAACTTCAAATAAACACTTTTGGACAAATAGACTTTGGCTACAGAGGGCTTCAAACCTACCAAACCATCTTCTGTCttattggatgttttttttcctctttcttaaTTAAATTTACATCCTACAAACAAACTGAAGTGTAAAGACACTGTGAGACACTGTCCTTTATGTAGTAGCCTATTGCTAGTTTGTGATTCTAGTTTTTGCTTATAGGATATGAAAAATTGGTCCAGTTTTGAgttgaattaaaaacaacataaaaagccTAACAAAAGTACCCTTTGAatgtttgcactttttttcacatacagccacaaacttcaatgttttcACTTGAGTAAACCTCCACAAATATCACTTTTCTGGTCGTGCCATAGACAGTCTATTCAATTAAACTGTAGACTTGATGCTGCTGAGGGAAAATCCCAAAAAGTAGAATTTTGGCCTTATCTGACCATTCTaccttcttccacgtgtttgctgtgtccctcgTGTGGATTGTCACTGTAAACAGGACTTCCTGTGGTTAGCGTTCTTCTTGTTACTCCTCTGTATTAGCGCCTGACTAATAGCTGTCCGGTCAACAAAGCAACGGAAAAATTTCAAGGGGTTTTAAATCCTTTTACAGGGTGCTATAAATCAGTGCACGTTGCATGGGCAAACTGAGCATATGTTACCGTACGGTCCTAGCTGAAGATTAAGAGCATGTTTTCAtagtttttgttgtcttttgttCCCACCAGGCTGCGGTGAATTGGGTGGTACCGGTGGCCGACAGAGAGAAATACAAGGAGCTTTTCAAGACAACAGACACTGATGGCGACGGCTTCATCTCAGGCACAGAGATCATCGAGATCTTCATGCAGTCCAACCTCTCCCAGACAATGCTGGCGCAGATATGGTGAGACCACCGCTCAGTTCAatgtaaaaggtttttttttttttcagatgtttgcagtggcttaagaaaaaaaaaaactacacaccGAAATGCATTTCAAATTTAGATGCCATTTCCACGTTGAAAggaattgcaaaaaaaaaaacggtatcAAAGTGAAAAGTGTTGTATTATCTGCATAAGGTACAGAGTAGCTGCATATTTGCTTCTCAAGGATGTCAAATTTTACCTTACACAGTTTTGTGGCACGTAAACACATACATTTGTAAGTGCtccctggtaaagatgttcAAGAGGCcgtaaaataaagtaatattttacttTGGTAGCATAGTCTCGCACTAAAGAAGTGTAGAACGTTAATTTAAGTGTGTTCATACAGTGGGGGTCAAATCCACATTTACTCTACCCCTTGCTGTGCGTTCCCACAAGATAAACATGTCTGCGTCTGACCAAATGGACAACAGCTAAGAAATCATTTTATACCCCTTGGAAAAAATTACAAAGGAAAAGCCACTAAAAGCTgttccacaataaaaaaataaaaaaagtatacattttaaatcaaaacaaacgatgaaactaaaatgttcACTTCCTGCCCTTACAGCACAGACGGCATGTTTCTTTGAGCTAACCATGAACCTCATCaacaataaaatacagagacCTAAACAGGGTTTTCTCTAGGATTTTTCTAAACtgtggtggtgttttttttttgttttgtttttttggcaggGTGGTAGATGGCGTCATTGTctgatttgcatatttgtttgtGCATTTGTTACCCAGGCTGTAGGAATAAGAAGctttttcaaagacaaaaaagtgaTTACATTTGTTTGGAGCAATAAATGACCTTGATGACATGATTTAGGAATTTTAATACATTAcctgaatccacactacatAAAACAAATTGTACAAAAAAggcagttatcagaggcacacaaagtGAATAAGGTGTATGCGTGATTGAAGGTGAATCGAATTCAGGGAAtaattttagtgcaacagtttcaaagacaaaatggactactttaaaaattattgctttaaaaacttACTTCATGTTTATTACCCGCTCATGTTTACTACAGCATTTTGTGCATGTATGATTAATTTTGCTGTGGGTCCCACCGCtgctttgctctgactgcatgcgAGGCTTTCAGGaccaggcagcagcagcggtgGTGTGCCTgcgagacagcgctgagggaagtaggaatgtgcaaattctcagtaaATCTTTTCTGTGTTAATGGCAACTTTCACGTAAAGTTGTCCGTAACACAGGAAAAAGTCACTAAACTTGTTGCTAGTCGCTTTTTCAAAGAAAGTCGCTTGTGGGGTCTGAAAAATTGCTAAATATAGCAACTAAGAAGCTAAATAGACAACACTGGACTGTcgtctctagttttccttccctcctgagaGCAGCACAGCACAGTAGCCACTAGCAGCTTTGCAGCATCGCTGGAATCAGCAGGCaaggttggtttttcaaaataaagtcaaGACAGCGTAAAGATAAAGGCAACACATTCCACAGTCTGGGGGCCACAGCTCTAAAAGCAGCATTCTGCACTAACATCAGAAGATCTTTCTTATTCAAACATATAAAAAGGCTGTTAAAATAGTCAAGAgaacatgaaataaaagcatgaataatcatcTCTAATTCAGCCTTTGACACCAAAGTTCGAAgcttagaaatatttcttagcTGGTTAATCTGCATAAATGACACTCTAGTGACATGGCAGAATCAAACATTATGCCACGTTTTCTGAGGTTTGATTTGACAGAAGAGGCCAATACAACCAGACATTTCTTAATTTCTGTTAAATGGTTCTCAGGTGCAATGATTCGTGTTTCCGTCTTATCAGCGTTTACCTGCAATTAgttgtcacagagccactgtttaaTATCATCAACACAGTTTATCAAGCAGGACAACTAAAAATATTCAGTTGGCTTAAAATAACTATAGAGCTGAATGTCACCAGCATAGAAATGGTGCTGTATAGCTcatatgctttacattgttttgacatatatttaaaaaaaataataattctgaaggtgtggcggcttttattttggCGTGGCGGGGCGCCACCGTCAATTACATGTAGCAGGGAGCCTGCTGAAATAGCtgaaaatatggcaaaaaataatataaagccACCAATATTGAAGACAAAATACAGTCAAATTAAGTTTTGTACTCTTTCAGGAGTTTGTTGATATTATTCGTCCAGACATTCATAGCTACGTTACCTCGATGCCATGAAGCTGTTGCTCTGTGGGTTGCCCATAATCCCTTGCTACTCATACTGACTCCAGGtgcagaccaaacagcaggtgGTGCTGTTGTCCCCTTTTTAGCAGGATTTAGATATAGCGTCTACCTATATTTTCAGACACCCCTCCATCACCTTATTAATTGCACACAATATCACGGCCTTTTGAATAGAATTAATCCTGCAGTTTGTTCATCTTAAGCACCGTCCTAATCACTTGAGTTATGCTGGTATTAATTCTCATAAAAGATTAGCAGCGTTTTTCTCTTTTAAGGGGAAAAACTTTCTTCCTTTCCACAGGGGACTCGCTGACACAAAACAGACAGGCAAGCTGACCCCAGAGCAGTTTGCACTGGCCATGCATTTCATCCAACAGAAGGTGACTAAAGGCGTCGACCCTCCCTCTAATCTCACGTCAGACATGATCCCCCCGTCAGAGAGGACTGCAGCATCAGCAATGGGCCTGGTGAGTCCTGACTCCGTCTTTCTAAGCTCTTCTCACGTCAGTTTCTTACCAAGACGCTTGCCATCTTTTCAACTGAGGCTCTGCAAAAGCAATTATGAGTAGTTTGTTCAAGTTCAGCGATCTGTGTCAACAAATtgactaaggctacgttcacactgcagccctTAATGCtcagttctgattttttttgtgaaatctgatttattttttttttttttttttgcgtagTCGTTcatatttccaaatatatgcgacttgtatgtgatctcctgtgtgaactgaattcatacaccttaagtgtcccgcatgcgcagttgAAGACGCGATGACGTCCtcaacatggattataatgctggcgttCATTTTGCgatctttaatttcatttttaactgGAGCTTTTTCTCcactgactgctctcctcattgctGTCCAAAAGTGTcgtttttcttcccgcttctgcatagcaggacgcagattagtgacgtttgtcgattATCAGTGATGAACAGACCTGttcgtacagacacaggtcgcatttgaaaaagtcagatacgtatcggattcaggaccacatatccaagcggcctGGGTTGCATTTggaaaaatctgatctgtgcttttcagactgtcataaaaagatcagatccaggtcgcatatgggcaaaaaaatctgaattgggtctcttgcagtgtgaacgtagcctaagtcgCTGCTTCTTTAGAAATACTCTACGCAAACCGCTTCTGCTTCTCCGCTGCAGGGGTACCTCGCATAAGTTTTCCTACGTTTTGTTCACAGTTTGTCCCataacaaccacaaacctcattGTATTTTGCAGGGATTCTGTGTGATAGGCCGACACAAGctgtaaagaggaaaaaagggacGTGTATAAAATATTTAGCGTGCAGTATgtagccccctttactctgataccccagTATTAAATCCTGGCTGAAGAACTACCTTCGGGTGCCTCCTAATTAATAATCGAAGTTCACATGTGTCTATTTTCACCTGGGTGTCTTTGAAGTTCGTTACTGAATGTTGGTGAACGAATGAAGAGCCTCATGAAGACTGAGGATCAGCAGGAAGGTCAGGGAGGAAGCTGTTGAgacagggttaggttataaaatagGACTGGGTCATAAAACCGAATTCCAAACAAGTTTTCCTAACTGACAGAGCTGACAACTAGAGCATCgtccagagaagcagccaagtgATAAGAGCTCAGGTCTGTTAACAGCACAGATTTTCTCACAGAGTAGCTGTGCATGTCACATTTATGGAAAACTGACGctaaaaatcaattttaaagTTTGCTCCAAGTTTTGTAATGGAGCCACAGCTGATCAGAAAATGTCTGGTGGTGGTGGCGGCGTAATCCTGTGGGGATccttttcttcagcaaggacACTGGAACTTatcagagttgataggaagatggatggagctaaatacgtGGCAATCCTTAAAGATGTTCCACGTCCAGCAGGACAACTAGCCCAAGCATACAGCTAGAGGTATATGGGAATAGTGTAGACCCTGTCAGTCTTTGTGTTATGGTCcagaaataagtcaaattttaatcaaattaaaatcactCTCCGGACATTAAACCTGACTGGGCTTTAGCTGTTATAAGAATTGGCGGAAATGTCGCTCTCTGATGAGCACAGCTTGCAGTCACAGTCAAGAGGGGTTCCACAAAACAATTAAGCCAGAGGTGTTAAATAAAGATGtgtgccacactttttagatttggTTTGTAGAAAACGTCTGATGAGCATCACTTTCATTCCCCTACATGACTAGTCatgactttgtgttggtttgttaCATAAAAGCTCGAAattcattgaagtttgtggttgcagcaTATAACATTGACAGGAAAGAAAAGTTGGAAggggatgaatacttttgtgcGCCTCTGTTTCGTAGTTTTAAATGCTGAGCTCTGCTTCCTTGTTCTCCAATGCATGACGGTCTAATGCTTTGAGCCCTTTTCTATCCTGTCTATCAGAGCTATATGGGGATTCTTCCTTCTGGGAGACCAGACCTGGTTTCCACAGCTAGTATGCGCAGAGTgagtatttgtgtgtgtgctgccACCAGGTGGCGCTGTTGCTCCGTCGCATGTTGTGCCCTGAGTGTGAGAATAAGAACAAATGGCTGCGCTTTGAGGCTGACCTGTTAGACCAGCTGGTGATTCTTTAGCAAGTCTTTCTTGGTAGTAAagccttgttttgttgttgttgtttaaactGTCTGACTTTTTCATTGCTTTCAACAcagttttttaaacttttgactGTTTACACAGAATAGATTAGTTGTAAAATCAAAGAGTTTCTCATTAAAtaacttgtgttttttgtgtgttcacTTTTAATTGGGCTACATCTTTCAAACAAAATTGATGCATTAATGGAGcacaataacaaacaaaaatatgctATTCAATAAGCTACAATCAATAGGCTTAActgcaaaatgtgtttgtttttattgtttgatgCCAAGGTGTCATTATAGATAAGGCATTTAAGGTTTGCTTCGCTCCTCTCCTTTGGGCACTTATAAATGGAGATTTTCAGGGGAGCCctgaattttttaatttttttctgctaaGGTATAAACTGAAGTGTTTAaattgtgtttgtctgtgtgagaCATGGACCAGCATGAGAGTTTCACAGTATGGCGACCTTGAGTAATGATGATATCACAATATCAACACAAACATGATCcaactgcttttatttaaaccagAAAATATTCCTGCTGCTCCTAAATCAAcatcatttattgttttttaggttttctcagtttttttcaaaattgatgCATTGGTTTCATTTTGATACACAAACTTAAACCAAAGCACTTGAGTAAATACCTAGTTTGGTTTCCTTGCCATGACTGTCCCCCGTCTCCCCCTGGCtagaaatatttctaaacagCTGAATGTGTTTTATAAGCAAGGAAAAGGTTTAGCAGCCTGGTGCAGCAAACCTCAGCACCTTCTCAGTAAAGATCCTTAAACATGTCCCAGAACAGTGTGAAATAGTTATAAATTGGTTATGATGCATCGATGCTGATGGTCGGCCCCATGCAGGAGTCTGCAGGCATTTCTCATCATTCATGTATTGTCTTCCTCTCTCCCCCCACCAAGCTGAGAGATATGTTTCTGTTTCCTTCCTATGACTTTTGTTTTCTTAGAAATACCAGCAGGGAGCTCCTCTCTCCGCCTTTATTCTGCTCACGTCTCCTCTGTACttcttgcccccccccccccccccccccccccccccccccacacacacacacacacacgtgtatcAGAATCATTCCTTCGTGTCTTTAATCACTTTGGTGTCATCCAGTGCGCTTTTCCCCTCCTGCTGTTGCCCACCTCgtcatctctgctgtttttgttttatgccCTCCCTCGCCCCCTCCcgcttttcattttttaaacgtGTGCCTTAATGTCGCTCCCCTCAGGACAGCGGCAGCTCCGTTGGGTCAGTGGAGCTCACAGGCAACAAAGAGCTGGATGACCTCAGCCAGGAAATAGCGCAGCTGCAGAGGTGAGCACCGGCACCCCGAGTAGCCGGAGAGTCGCTTTGATTGTCTTCCTCTGAGGAAAAACCAGGGAAGGTTGAAGTAAAGACGTGTTGCAGATCAAGTTATGcaccacctttttttttgttgctaaagCTAATTTCTAAGAAAATTGAATCATGTTttgaggttgttgtttttttttttttgcaatgatgATAAGCGGTGGTAGAAGTGTCATTATTTGTAAATCTTGGTTGCGTTGTGTAATACGTTCCTCCTTTCCAGTCAGATTTTAATGCCAGCAActactgccttttttttttttttttttttttttgccaaatttgTTGAAAACACAAgttgcaaaaaaacatttcaacccAGACATACATGTAGAAGTTTTAATCCTTGTGTGCCTCTCGATCTTGTCATTGGTAGAGAGAAGTTTTTCCTGGAGCAAGAGATTAGGGAAAAGGAGGAAACCATTAGACAAAAAAACAGCGATGTTCAGGTAAgttgaagcaaaaatatttacagattCCTCACTATGGATTGGGAGATCTCTGAAAACGTTAATTTTAGTAATATAATTCAAAACGGCAAATTCATATGTAGATTTGACACACACTGATCTATTCCAGGTCTTTGTTCTATTAACTTTTCTATTAACTTTGGTGATTTTGACTTACagctcatgaaaaaaaaaacataattaattttctcacaaaattaaaattaattttgaaatattttgaaatgttaGCCTTCTTCAGAGTGTATCTATGTGCTGTAGACCGTAAGCACTCATTGGTCGGGTCTCCTTTTGCATGAACCGCTGCGCTGATGCAGCACGGCATGCAGTCAGTCAGGAGGAATCTGCACTGCTGCAAATCACATTAAGGTGTGCAACATCATAAGCACAACGGAGTGTTTGGATGCAATATTTAGTAGGGTATTATATTTTCTAACTGTGCATGCAAATGATATATTTTGCCTGTTGGATGGACTGTCACTGCCCTTGATGCCCACACTAGATGTATCATTTTCTAAAGCTCACAAAGAGTAAACGGGGGCATTTTGATCaaggaaaagaaagacaagATTCATAAAAACAGGGGTAATAGTAGATGTTTTCACTACAGTATTCTGCagtattattgttattacacGTATTGCTGGTACTGTGCAGTCCTAATTGATGGGATCCTCCAGCTTCTCTACATGCTTGGATCCCGTGGTTCTCCTGAAGATACTACAGTGACTCCATGTAAGGTTTAGGTAAGGCAACATTGACGACCAATCAGTTGCAGTCATAGACTTTATTGCCACGGACATTTAACAAGGTACCAGGTACCTTTGGCAGGTTGGGCAAATGCCAAGAGTTGCTAGAAAATGAGCCTGTTAGCTTCTCCATAAAGGAAGCACAGAGTGCTCTGAAGCTTccctccactcaactttccattatttTGCTTTGATGCCAGACTCTGGATCTTTTGTGCCATCCTTGTTAAAGGCTATTGGTTGCCACCTGGACACCTcacaagtcagcagtcttcctcaCAATTGTGTCGtccataaaataacatttctgtaataaaaatatgatttttttttaattgggctTATGTAGTGTTCTAATTTCCTGAGAAGTAAGTtataatcattaaaataaacCGTTCTGACGTTTAATAGATGCGCGCTGTGTCTTTTGATGGACCCTTTAGAACATGCAGTTGGACCTGGACAgggagagcagcagcctgcacaGCCTGGAGTCCCAGAAGCAGGACGCTCAGGGACGTCTGGAGGAGATGGACCAGCAGCGCTCCAAGCTGGAGGCAATACTCAATGACCTGAAGCAGAAGTGTCAGGAGGAGACGCAACAGGTCAAAGATGGCACTTTTACAACAGCACGCATGCCTTAAAACTATAAATGTTGACATATGTCTTATTTGAGCATATAATATACATGCAGCAGGTTATTATAGGTAtttcttaaatatttataatttccATTGTATGCAATTGCCTAAATAAATTGTAATTAAAGGCTCTAATCTGTAGAGGTACAAaataaagcccccccccccccccaccctattaaaatgtattaacttcatcttctttttttgcgTCCGCTCTCTA
This genomic window from Fundulus heteroclitus isolate FHET01 chromosome 6, MU-UCD_Fhet_4.1, whole genome shotgun sequence contains:
- the LOC105931008 gene encoding epidermal growth factor receptor substrate 15-like 1 isoform X2, whose protein sequence is MAALMTLSQLSNGNAAYEHYYRQLDPANTGKISAGDAAQFLKKSGLSDSTLGKIWDLADSDRKGYLDKRGFFIALRLVASAQGGNDISLNSLNKNVPAPKFRDTASPLLTASSTASDWAIRPDEKGKFEAIFESLSPVNGLLSGDKVRPVLINSKLPLDVLGKIWDLSDVDKDGHLDKEEFIVAMHLVYRTMEKEPVPSSLPSSLIPPSKRKKSAPALPGAVAVLPALSGLGSGPAALKETLRSSPSLRSATPPVASAASAMGGITPLNPSAVNLSPKHSFKSSPASAPAAAVNWVVPVADREKYKELFKTTDTDGDGFISGTEIIEIFMQSNLSQTMLAQIWGLADTKQTGKLTPEQFALAMHFIQQKVTKGVDPPSNLTSDMIPPSERTAASAMGLSYMGILPSGRPDLVSTASMRRDSGSSVGSVELTGNKELDDLSQEIAQLQREKFFLEQEIREKEETIRQKNSDVQNMQLDLDRESSSLHSLESQKQDAQGRLEEMDQQRSKLEAILNDLKQKCQEETQQISSLQSQVRSQETNVRSQEDELSRTRADLSRLQEEEAQLEQRLVSGRVQLDGIVNSLKTTQDEINQARIKLSLIQDTQKELTQTIEQYNSALREINGGNFSNLPDLSEGVAERENGGFRSADDSFKSRIAMFNSSSKKELPADPFQVEDPFKSDLLKDPFGEDPFKENDPFKGTSSEDFFKRTNKTDLFGSAEPFSRKPTPPAKPSAFGNSDPFKSNNLKTKDSDLFGKGDPFGSSSFGGKAGGFADFSHMPKKPDPPSKKNVPNRPAPPYDLLGPSASELLQSVGRDSFIATQSRKESKDCPVGFADFGSFGSENQQLEWAKRESEREEQERLRRLRLQEQQDLELAIALSKADISNA